A region of Panicum virgatum strain AP13 chromosome 8N, P.virgatum_v5, whole genome shotgun sequence DNA encodes the following proteins:
- the LOC120684426 gene encoding CBS domain-containing protein CBSCBSPB3-like: MSPTAAAALNRRMRSKPPSVASSRRSNDLTVAGANGYGYGNGKFSPKPRCPSHAAGERTVKKLRLSKALTIPDGTTVSEACKMMAVRRVDAVLLTDANDLLSGILTDKDIATRVIAEGLRCEQTIVSKIMTRNPVYVTSDTLAIDALQKMVQGKFRHLPVVENGEVIAMLNIAKCLYDAISRLERAAEQGNNALAAAVEGVERQLGGNISSSQNLIETLREQMYKLSLSTIITENTKVATASPSDPVYVATQKMRDLQVNSVVITAGNSLLGIFTSKDVLMRVVAQNLSPELTLVEKVMTAHPDCATLDMTIIDALHIMHDGKFLHIPVLDGEGRVAACLDVLQLTHAAISMFEGGPGTANDVANTMMQKFWNSALALEPPDEDFDSHSELSLVTPSEAGDGRSCMYPPAVGNSFVFKLRDQNGRMHRFTCGSESLDELMSSVKQRLGIGGEKSTVQLLYEDDEGDKVLLTTDSDLAGAVLNAKSNRLKALKLHIDDSDSKNKVATQQLSELEPSHGIELMDVHYGLMACGIALTGVAMMVFLRHSTV; this comes from the exons ATGAGCCCTACCGCCGCGGCGGCACTGAATCGCCGCATGCGCAGTAAGCCGCCGTCGGTCGCGTCCTCCCGCAGGTCCAATGATCTCACCGTCGCCGGCGCCAACGGCTACGGCTACGGCAACGGCAAGTTCTCCCCCAAGCCCCGCTGCCCCAGCCACGCCGC AGGGGAAAGGACTGTCAAGAAGCTCCGGCTGTCCAAGGCGCTGACGATCCCGGACGGGACGACGGTCTCGGAGGCGTGCAAGATGATGGCGGTGAGGCGGGTCGACGCCGTGCTACTCACCGACGCCAACGACCTCCTCTCCGGCATCCTAACGGACAAG GACATAGCCACGAGGGTGATTGCCGAGGGTCTGCGTTGTGAGCAAACAATCGTCTCCAAGATCATGACAAGGAACCCTGTGTATGTCACGTCTGACACACTTGCTATTGACGCGCTGCAGAAAATGGTCCAAG GGAAATTTAGACACCTTCCAGTTGTGGAAAATGGTGAGGTTATTGCGATGCTGAACATTGCGAAATGCCTCTATGATGCGATATCAAGACTGGAAAGGGCAGCAGAGCAAGGAAATAATGCACTAGCAGCTGCTGTAGAAGGGGTTGAGCGTCAATTAGGGGGCAATATCTCAT CTTCTCAAAATCTCATAGAGACTCTGAGAGAACAGATGTATAAACTTTCTTTGTCAACCATTATCACGGAGAATACAAA AGTAGCAACTGCTTCACCTTCAGATCCTGTTTATGTAGCAACCCAGAAAATGCGTGACTTACAAGTTAATTCAGTTGTTATTACTGCCGGAAATTCACTGCTAGGAATCTTTAC TTCAAAGGATGTGCTTATGCGAGTTGTGGCGCAAAATCTTTCTCCTGAGTTAACTCTGGTGGAAAAG GTAATGACTGCACACCCCGACTGCGCTACATTAGACATGACAATCATTGATGCACTACATATCATGCATGATGGAAAATTCTTGCATATTCCTGTTCTCGATGGAG AGGGGCGAGTCGCTGCTTGCTTGGATGTTCTGCAACTTACTCATGCAGCCATTTCAATG TTTGAAGGAGGTCCTGGGACTGCAAATGATGTGGCGAACACAATGATGCAGAAATTCTGGAACTCCGCCCTTGCTCTAGAGCCTCCAGATGAGGATTTTGATAGTCACAG TGAATTATCTTTAGTGACGCCATCAGAGGCTGGGGATGGCAGGAGCTGTATGTATCCTCCTGCTGTTGGTAATTCATTTGTATTTAAGCTTCGGGACCAGAATGGACGTATGCATAGATTTACTTGTG GGTCTGAGAGTTTAGATGAGTTGATGTCTTCTGTAAAGCAAAGATTAGGCATTGGTGGTGAAAAGAGCACAGTTCAACTCTTG TATGAGGATGATGAAGGTGACAAGGTGCTCCTAACTACAGATTCTGATCTTGCTGGTGCTGTGCTCAATGCCAAATCAAATCGATTAaag GCTTTGAAGTTGCATATTGACGACTCTGATTCCAAAAACAAAGTGGCGACACAACAATTGTCAGAGCTAGAACCATCCCACGGAATTGAGTTGATGGATGTTCATTATGGTCTGATGGCTTGTGGAATTGCTCTAACAGGAGTAGCCATGATGGTTTTCTTGAGACACTCCACAGTCTAA